One Sphingobacteriales bacterium genomic window, ATATCTTCTGGGCATTCCCATCATTCCCAGAATGAACATCGGAAAGTATAACAACATAAATCCACTGATAATCACCCAGAAAGAAACAGTAGCCCTTCTGATGTTGTACATCCTTCCATATATTTTCGGGAACCAGTAGTGAAGAGCTGCCATGAAGGCAAATCCGGTTCCGCCAAACATAACGAAATGGAAATGCGCCACCACAAAATAGGTGTCATGTACATGAACATCTGTGGCAAGTGCACCCAGTACCAGTCCGGTCAGTCCTCCGATAACAAAGAGAAAGATAAATCCCAGCGAAAAGAGCATGGGCGGTTTGAGGTCAATGGAGCCTTTGTAAATGGTTGCCAGCCAGTTAAATACTTTTATTCCGGAGGGTACGGCCACCAGAAAAGTCAGGAGTGAAAAAATCAGACGGGCAATTTCACTCATCCCGGAGGTAAACATGTGGTGTCCCCAGACAAAATATCCTATAAAGGCAATGGCAAGGCTGGAAAAGGCGATGGCTTTGTAGCCGTAAATTCTTCTTCTTGAAAATACGGGCAATATTTCCGAGATAACCCCCATTCCGGGCAGAACCATGATGTAAACAGCCGGATGGGAATAAATCCAGAACAAATGCTGATAAAGTACCGGATCGCCTCCGAGGGAAGGGTCAAACAGTCCGATACCCAAAGCTCTCTCGGCCACAATCATCAGCAGGGTAATGCCTACCACCGGAGTGGCCAGCACCTGTATCCATGAAGTAGCATACAATGCCCAGGCAAATAATGGCATTTTAAACCAGGTCATTCCCGGAGCCCGCATGCGGTGAATAGTTGTCAGAAAATTAAGTCCGGTCAGAATCGATGAAAAACCAAGGACAAATGCTGCCAGCACGGCCATTGTAACATTGGTGCCTGTCTTCACACTGTATGGGGCATAAAAAGTCCAGCCTGTATCCGGAGGACCGTTGCCAACTACCAGTGTCAGCAACGCCAGGATCGCACCGGTCAGATAAAGATACCAGCTGAACAGGTTTAACCTGGGGAATGCTACGTCTTTTGCGCCCAGCAGCAGGGGAAGGCTGAAGTTGCCAAACACTGCCGG contains:
- the ctaD gene encoding cytochrome c oxidase subunit I; its protein translation is MTTHISFYEDSGGRKGIFRWIGSTDHKRIGLLYFYSIAFFFLVAATLGVLMRLELISPGKTIMDAQRYNSFFTLHGVIMIFLFIIPGIPAVFGNFSLPLLLGAKDVAFPRLNLFSWYLYLTGAILALLTLVVGNGPPDTGWTFYAPYSVKTGTNVTMAVLAAFVLGFSSILTGLNFLTTIHRMRAPGMTWFKMPLFAWALYATSWIQVLATPVVGITLLMIVAERALGIGLFDPSLGGDPVLYQHLFWIYSHPAVYIMVLPGMGVISEILPVFSRRRIYGYKAIAFSSLAIAFIGYFVWGHHMFTSGMSEIARLIFSLLTFLVAVPSGIKVFNWLATIYKGSIDLKPPMLFSLGFIFLFVIGGLTGLVLGALATDVHVHDTYFVVAHFHFVMFGGTGFAFMAALHYWFPKIYGRMYNIRRATVSFWVIISGFMLLYFPMFILGMMGMPRRYYDYLPEYQPLHVVSTVGSWILITGLIMMIVNLVNGARRGEKAGRNPWNGLTLDWQTDTPPTTENFEEIPHVTEGPYEYKE